Sequence from the Actinomycetes bacterium genome:
CTCCTACGGCAAACGCTCCCAGCTAGAGCGACTGGACAGCGCCTGGTCGCTGGCGCAGCCTGGCCGCCATGAGCGGCTGGACCACCTGCCCGGGCTGCGGGTTGGAGCTGCCTGCCAGCGGCTCGACGCCCGACCCGCGCAGGAATGCCTCTCCGGAGTGCTGGCAGCTGTTCGGCGAGGTGCAGGGCTTCGAGCTCAACCACATCGAGCTGGTGCGCGACGACCACCAGCTGGCCGTGGCCGCCTACGCCGCGCAGCACGCCTCGCGCGACGCAGGCGGCGACATCCCGCCCACCGGCGTCGCCTACGCGCTGGTCGGGTTGCACCTGGCGCTGGACCGCGGCGTGCCCGGCGTGCGGGTCCGCGCCGCGCACCAGCGGATGGGCAGGCCCGACGCGTCCTGGCCGCGCCTGCCCGCACCCACCAGCACGGGGGCGGTGACGGTGTTCGACGTCGCCACCGCCGGCGCCATGGTCGACTCGGTGGCCGCCCACGCCCAGGCGGTGCGGGCGTGGGCCGCCGTGGTGTGGCAGGCGTGGGCCGCCCAGCACGCCGCGGTCGCCGCGCTGGCCGGCCGCCTCCTCCGGTGACCAAGCCAGCCGTAGGCGGGGAGTTGACAGGTCCCGTCTACCGAGTTCCGACTGGCCACCTATTGGCTCACTGACCGCCAAGTTGACCGCCCAGCCTGGCGACAGCAGACGCCATCGGTGGACGGCCCTGGACGGCAAGACTCGGGCTGAGCTGGGCAGATCGAGCCCACGGCGACGGGAGGTGCGGCTTACGAGAGCGGCGGTCAAGCTGTTCTGTACGCAGGCTGAGGCTGCGCAAGCAGCTTGGGCTTGGGTAGGTGAGCGCGCCGGCTCGGCGGCGCGATGTACCTTGCGCTCAGCCGTCGGAACTGCTCCAGGGAGGCCGCTGTGTCCAACCAGCCTGTCACCCGTGGATACGTCGTCGGACCAGGTGAGGGCGTGCCCGGCCGGGGACCCGACGTGAAGGCGTCCGGCCGGTCGACCGGCGGCAGCCTCACCGTGATCGAGGCCACCATCGACGGTGGGCCGCCGAGGCACACCCACAGCCGCGAGGACGAGAGCTTCTACGTCCTCACGGGGACCCTGGACGTAGAGTGCGGCGAGGACCGGTTCCGGGCCGGGCCGGGGTCGTTTGTGTTCCTGCCGCGCAACCTGCCGCACGTCTTCCGGTCCGTGGGTGGTCCGGCGACGGCGCTGCTGATCGTGACGCCGGGCGGGCTGGACGAGTACTTCGCGGAGCTGTCGGCGGCGCTGGCCGCGAACGCCGATGCGGCCCAGCTGCGGACGATCCAGCAGGCGTACGGCATCGCGCGGTCCTGACCGGCGCTCGGTCCGCGCTGGGTCCGCGCTGCAACGGTCGAGCATGGGCATCAGCGGTCACCACCGGTCGCCGACGGTTCGGAGGAGCCGCAGGTCGCCGGCCGTCCCGCTCACGCAGCTGGGATGATGCGAGCGGGCGATTCGGATTGTGGTCTCGACGGTCGAGAAGGGGAGGTCAGCATCTCCGGTTGCGCGAGGGAGCACCGATGAGTTCCCCCGACCGACCGGTCTATATTGACGACCGCGGCGGAACCAAGGCTCCGCCGAACCATCGATGCGAGAGGAGTCGCTATGCCCGGCCAGCCAGTGCACTTCGAGATCCCGGCGGACGACACCGCCAAGGGGCGTGAGTTCTGGGGCTCACTCTTCGGGTGGCAGTTCGAGGCCTCCCCCGGCCCGTTCGAGTACCACATGACCCGAATCAGCGACCAGGCGGGCGCGGCGATCACCAACATGGAGCCCGGCAAGCGCGGGATTCGCGCCTACTTCGACGTGGACGACATCAACGCCGGCGCCGCGCGCGTGAAGGAGCTCGGCGGCGAGGCGAACGACCCGGGCCCGGTGCCGGGCATGGGCTGGTTCGCGACCTGCAGAGACCCCCAGGGGAACGAGTTCGGCCTGTGGCAGAACGACCCGTCCGCCCCAGCCCCAACCGGGTAGACCGCATCAGCGGCTGGCGGCGTCTCCTACCAAGGCGCCGCCAGCTATCGTGTCGAGAGGGCCCTGGTCCTGCTCGCCGCGAACGTCTCGGCTGTTGGCCCGCGCCTGGCCCGCAGACGATCAGCAACGCCCGGTCAGCAAAGGACAACCGCGGTAAGCGAACGCCCAGCTAGACAGCCCCTCCCTGCCGGTCGCCGCACGTCAGGCGACCGCCGGGAAAGCTCTCTTAAGGCAACCGTTCTTGTGATCAGGAAGCCGGCTGCTGAGCTTCCGGGGCGGCGTACCAGGCGGATTCGTACGCCTCTCGCAGTAGCGACGTGATGGTCATGATCCCCACAAGCGCGTTGGTGCGCGTGAACTGCTTGGTGTGGACAGTGTGCGCCGAGGCGTGCCGGTTGAAGCGGTCAGGCACCGGGTCACCGCGGTCGGGCCAGAATTCCTCCAGGGCGCCGGGGATGGCCGCGAGCACCAGCGCAGAGCGCACATACCGGAGCGGGGCGTTGTCCCAGACGCCAGCGAGCTTGCGTCGTACCCCGCCATAGCTGAACTGTGGGGCAGCGAAGAGGAGCCGTAAGGCGGCGTCCAGCACCACGGTGGCCAGAGCCTGGGCAGGCTTCGCATGCTGGTCCTGAAATGCTCGGGCGGCCTCACGGGTGTTCTCAACGAACTCGGCCAGCTCGGGGGTGTCGATGTCGTCGAGGCAGGTGAAGCAGTCCTGCACGATCTCGGCCTCATGGTCGGCCAGGATCGCCCGCCGCGCCTCGATCCCCTCGGCGTGCACGAGCGCCACGACGATGTCGCCACGCGGCACCCATGCAAGAGGAATGCCATCCTGCTCCACCGTGTGAGCGATCATGCTGAGCATCGGCCAGGCATCACCGAACTGCCAGCTGGGTGGAGCACCTGCACGAAGCTGCTCCTTGAAGCTGGCGGCGAATCTTCGGAACGTCTTTGCCAGCTCCTCCTGGTGCTCGCGCACCGCCCGGAACAGATCCGGCGGGATGACCGGGGCGGAACGCGTCCCGCAGCACGTTGCTCGCCAGCACGCTGAAGCTGGCCGTCTTTGCCAGCTCTTCCTGGTGCTCGCGCACCGCCCGGAACAGATCCGGCGGGATGACGGGTATGGCTCTCAGGCCGGCGAAGTCGAACCGTATGGTGTGTTCGACGGCCTTGCTGACCTCGATCGGATCGGTGGTTGGGGAGTCCTCGTCGACCTCTTCGCGCTCATTTGCCATCGCCTGGTTGGCCACCGGCTCTTCGCCAGGTGCTCCATGGGTGCCTCGCGGGTCCTGCCGCTCGTCATCCATGGCGGGCAGGATACCTTTCCGGCGCTCGGCTTGGTGCCCAGCACGGCTCGCCGCCTTGCCTTGTGTATCCCTGAGGCCCGACAGACCCCGCCCGCATTCACCGCCGCAGAGAATCACTGACCGCCAAGTTGACCGCCGAGCCTGGCAACAGCAGGCGACAAGGGCAGACGAGCTCGGACGGCAAGACCCGTGCTGACCTGCGAAGGCCGAGCGCAGGATGACCGGAGGGGCGGCTTACGAGAGCGCCGCTCCCGTCCCAAGAGCGGTCGAGCCGGTCAGCCAGCCCGGTTCCGCACGACCCGGCGCTTACCTGTCCAGGTCGGGGAGTTCAGGCGACAGCCGGTAGAGTCCTGCCGTCGCCAGGTGCACGCAGTTCGAGCGGTGGAAGGAGAGCAGGCGATGCTGCGGGGCGAACGCGTCGTACTTCGGCCGATCCAGCGAGCCGACCTCCCGCGGTTGTGGGAGCTGTTGGAGGATCTCGAGGTCAAGGTGCTGTCGGAGACCGGACCGGTCCTGCCCTTCTCGCTCGCCCGGTACGAAGCCAGGTTCGACCAGGAGGCCGCCGAGCCGCCCAGGGATCAGACCTGGTTTGCCGTCGAGACCGACGGCGAGCTGCTCGGGCAGGGCGGGCTGTACGGGATCGACCACTTCAACCGCCGGTGTGAGCTCGGCATCGCCCTGGGCCAGGCCTTCTGGGGGAAGGGCTTCGGCCAGGATGCGGTGCGGGCGCTGGTCGACTACGCCTTCACGCACCTGAACATGAACCGGGTGGCGCTCCAGGTCCTGGCCGACGACGTCCGCGCCGTGGGCGCCTACCGGAAGGTCGGCTTCGTCGAGGAGGGCCGGCTGCGGCAACAGGCGTGGGTCCGAGGGCGCTTCGAGGACGAGCTGCTGATGGCGGTGGTGCGCGAGGACTGGGAGTCCCGCGGGGGGAAGGGCCGCTTCGGCGCCCAGGAACCCTGATGGTCGAGTTCGCTCCGACGGCATCCACGGGTCAACAACTCGGTCAAGCGGAGCATGGACGCTAGCTCATGTCGAGATCGGAACACCGCCCGTTGCAGGCCAGCGCCGCCTCGGACCGGCAGCCTGGTGACCGTGGCCTTCAGGTCGCGCCACCCGTGTGCCACAGGCGTCGTGGCCCGGCTACAGGTGCACCACCGGGCAGGTCAGGGTGCGCGTGACCCCGTTGATGGCCTGGATCCGCGACACCACTAGTTGGCCCAGGGCGTCCATGCTGCGCGCCTCGGCGCGGACGATGACGTCGTACGGCCCGGTCACGGGCTGGGCCTGCTGGACACCGTCGATCTCCGCGGCTGCACTGGCGACCTGCCCAGCCTTGCCGACCTCGGTCTGGATGAGGACATACGCGGTGACCACCTCGCACCACCTCCCAAACGTCGTACTGCCCAGTCAGGTCGTAACCTCTTCTGAAGGCGGTCCGGTAGGGTGACTGGTAGGCGCCCGGGTCGAGAGTAATACAGCCTGCCCACCCCGGGCGCCCGGCTCGGTGGCCCGACCACGGGCTACCCGCCGCTCAGTTCGTTTATCCATTACGGCCCGCTCTTGGCCCGCAGACGATCGGAAACGCACGGTCTCTAGAGGACAGCGCCGGTAAACGAACGCCCAGCCAGGAAGCCCTTCATGCTGGTCACCGCACGTCAGGCGACCGCCCGGAAAGCTCTCTTAAAGCAACCGTTCCGAGCCCTGACGGCTCACGTAGCTGGGTGCAGCGAGCGCCCGGCTGAGCGCCTCACACGTCCAGCCCTGTCTTGCTCCTGATCGTGGCCAGGGTGTTGTGGACGGCGCGCCCACCTGCGCGGCCGGCGTTGGGGGCTGAGGCGACGATGGCGGACCCGGCTGGCCCGATGACCTTCAGATGCCCGCTTGCCGTGCGCTCCACCTGTCCGCCTGCCCTCTGAACGGCGGCGACGATCTCCTTTGCTTCCTTGGAGCGCCAGCGTTTCGGGGTCACTCGTTTTTTCAGCGCCATACCAGGTCATCCTCAGCATCCAGGGACACTTCCCGGGGTCCCGATCGTAGTCCTGCCCTCACCGGCCGTGCCCTCGGCGTGCCCTAACCAAGGGATACGGGCGGTCACGAGCGGTCAATCACGGTTCGTTAGGATCGGCCCTGACCTGGCCGTTTGGCGTCGGAGCAGGAGCGGCCTTCCCCCTCGACACTGCCTTCCAAGCTCGTGACGCGGGTTCGATTCCCGTCACCCGCTCCACCGTCACCGCTGGTCGCAGGCTTGCCAGTATCCGCAGCACTCCTCCACCAGCGCCTACCGGGGTCACCGCGCCTCTGCATGCCCTTGCCGGTCTCCGCCGGCCTGGCGGCACCTGTGGATTGTGGTCGACGTAGTCGTCGGCGTAATACTCCTCGATCAAGCAGCTCGCTTGGCGGATGTATGGCCCCATCGCCGAGGAGGGCGACGCGAACCTCGCCCCTACACCGAGGAGCAGCTGGCCTTCCTTCGTGACTTCCTGCGCCACGGCCGCGAGCTCAGCGAACGAGACCTGAAGCGCATCCACGAGCAGTCCCTGGGCTTCGAGTGAGCCACTCTCTCCTACCGGTAAGGCGTAGCGGGTCAAGGCGTGGCGGGTCCGAGCCCCGGCCGATCCGCCCGAACCGGCCGGAGGCGGCAGC
This genomic interval carries:
- a CDS encoding VOC family protein translates to MPGQPVHFEIPADDTAKGREFWGSLFGWQFEASPGPFEYHMTRISDQAGAAITNMEPGKRGIRAYFDVDDINAGAARVKELGGEANDPGPVPGMGWFATCRDPQGNEFGLWQNDPSAPAPTG
- a CDS encoding GNAT family protein; protein product: MLRGERVVLRPIQRADLPRLWELLEDLEVKVLSETGPVLPFSLARYEARFDQEAAEPPRDQTWFAVETDGELLGQGGLYGIDHFNRRCELGIALGQAFWGKGFGQDAVRALVDYAFTHLNMNRVALQVLADDVRAVGAYRKVGFVEEGRLRQQAWVRGRFEDELLMAVVREDWESRGGKGRFGAQEP
- a CDS encoding DUF5946 family protein, which gives rise to MSGWTTCPGCGLELPASGSTPDPRRNASPECWQLFGEVQGFELNHIELVRDDHQLAVAAYAAQHASRDAGGDIPPTGVAYALVGLHLALDRGVPGVRVRAAHQRMGRPDASWPRLPAPTSTGAVTVFDVATAGAMVDSVAAHAQAVRAWAAVVWQAWAAQHAAVAALAGRLLR
- a CDS encoding cupin domain-containing protein, which codes for MSNQPVTRGYVVGPGEGVPGRGPDVKASGRSTGGSLTVIEATIDGGPPRHTHSREDESFYVLTGTLDVECGEDRFRAGPGSFVFLPRNLPHVFRSVGGPATALLIVTPGGLDEYFAELSAALAANADAAQLRTIQQAYGIARS
- a CDS encoding Lrp/AsnC ligand binding domain-containing protein, giving the protein MVTAYVLIQTEVGKAGQVASAAAEIDGVQQAQPVTGPYDVIVRAEARSMDALGQLVVSRIQAINGVTRTLTCPVVHL